A region of Pyxidicoccus parkwaysis DNA encodes the following proteins:
- a CDS encoding SRPBCC family protein has translation MAEKPRESQAPRSRSTPGAVPFTGPSRDWDWHDIEARKEGEGRAGTEKVGRVRRAARAFLGGALLGMGLKSRSVGGMAMAFAGGRLIVRGTRGHSLAAGLPGLRKRALTGRGAREEGVVTGGTVMERSITIQKPGHELYREWRVAENLSRVMGHFADVTRTGPDVLHWKVQGPFGRTFEWDSHVVEEQPGEFLRWESLKGAQVPNSGWVRFRPAPGDWGTVVTLRLFFSPPGGTAADAAMKLFGEVPTALAARALRRFKSLVETGEIPTTNPNPAARDGGQSSS, from the coding sequence ATGGCCGAAAAACCGCGGGAGTCCCAGGCTCCCCGCTCGCGGAGCACTCCGGGGGCCGTCCCCTTTACCGGGCCCTCCCGCGACTGGGACTGGCACGACATCGAAGCGAGGAAGGAGGGCGAGGGCCGTGCGGGCACGGAGAAGGTGGGCCGCGTGAGGCGAGCGGCTCGCGCCTTCCTGGGCGGAGCGCTCCTGGGCATGGGGCTTAAGAGTCGCTCGGTGGGAGGGATGGCGATGGCGTTCGCGGGAGGCAGGCTCATCGTCCGCGGCACCCGGGGGCACTCGCTCGCCGCGGGACTGCCGGGCCTCCGCAAGCGGGCCCTCACCGGACGCGGGGCCCGTGAGGAAGGCGTAGTGACGGGCGGCACGGTGATGGAGCGCTCCATCACCATCCAGAAGCCGGGGCACGAGCTCTACCGCGAGTGGCGCGTGGCGGAGAACCTGTCCAGGGTGATGGGCCACTTCGCGGACGTCACCCGCACGGGCCCGGACGTCCTGCACTGGAAGGTGCAGGGGCCCTTCGGCCGGACTTTCGAGTGGGACTCGCACGTGGTGGAGGAACAGCCCGGCGAGTTCCTCCGCTGGGAGTCGTTGAAGGGCGCGCAGGTTCCCAACTCGGGCTGGGTGCGCTTCCGGCCCGCGCCGGGAGACTGGGGCACGGTGGTGACACTGCGCCTGTTCTTCAGCCCGCCGGGCGGAACCGCGGCGGACGCGGCGATGAAGCTCTTCGGCGAGGTGCCCACGGCGCTCGCGGCCAGGGCGCTCCGCCGCTTCAAGAGCCTCGTCGAGACGGGCGAAATCCCCACGACGAATCCCAACCCCGCCGCTCGCGATGGCGGCCAGTCTTCCTCCTGA
- a CDS encoding glycosyltransferase family 87 protein, protein MLAVLVVAAVAVGQHPRRGVDFRVYLTAAERFLEGTDLYRVSDGTMPFKYAPVTAPLFIPFTFVPARVAVALWNLGSILALAAVARLTTRVTPGPGEATPWAWGPSIATVALLPAFTFELFYGQVDAVLLLLIVLSTLGAERGHVWRPAAAFALAFLLKPPAALVGLFFLWRRHWRVIGATAAIGVLLALPTLARYGWDGTLAQMQLWSETLARTTPPWALGANPQGLPTLLLSLVLPAESIPPPGSMTLAQGVAIALFLAAVVWARPGPADLLAMCCLGVTLLSPLAWRANYVLAWPMVRAAAEGRYKPNLALVALIALTGVLVSDSGLGPALSHDVLLWRPFAVVYSVLLIALLWQVRRAGAPRAVTAEGALSRLPRALPGMRAP, encoded by the coding sequence GTGCTCGCGGTGCTCGTCGTGGCCGCGGTGGCCGTGGGCCAGCACCCCCGGCGCGGCGTGGACTTCCGCGTGTACCTCACCGCCGCCGAGCGGTTCCTCGAGGGCACCGACCTCTACCGCGTCTCCGACGGCACCATGCCGTTCAAGTACGCGCCCGTCACCGCGCCCCTCTTCATCCCCTTCACCTTCGTCCCCGCGCGCGTCGCCGTCGCCCTGTGGAACCTCGGTTCCATCCTCGCGCTCGCCGCCGTGGCCCGGCTCACCACGCGCGTGACGCCCGGCCCCGGCGAGGCCACGCCCTGGGCCTGGGGTCCCTCAATCGCCACTGTCGCCCTGCTTCCCGCCTTCACGTTCGAGCTCTTCTACGGGCAGGTGGACGCGGTGCTGCTGCTCCTCATCGTGCTCTCCACGCTCGGTGCCGAGCGCGGCCACGTGTGGCGCCCCGCCGCCGCCTTCGCTCTGGCCTTCCTGCTCAAGCCACCGGCCGCGCTCGTGGGCCTGTTCTTCCTGTGGCGCCGGCACTGGCGCGTCATCGGTGCCACCGCGGCCATCGGCGTCCTGCTCGCGCTGCCCACCCTGGCTCGCTATGGCTGGGACGGCACGCTCGCGCAGATGCAACTGTGGAGCGAGACGCTCGCGCGCACCACGCCGCCGTGGGCGCTGGGTGCCAATCCGCAGGGCCTGCCCACGCTGCTGCTCTCGCTGGTGCTGCCCGCGGAGTCCATTCCTCCTCCGGGGAGCATGACGCTCGCGCAGGGGGTGGCCATCGCGCTCTTCCTCGCGGCCGTCGTGTGGGCCCGGCCTGGCCCCGCGGACCTGCTCGCCATGTGCTGTCTGGGAGTGACGCTCCTGTCGCCGCTCGCGTGGCGCGCCAACTACGTGCTCGCCTGGCCCATGGTGCGCGCCGCCGCCGAGGGCCGGTACAAGCCGAACCTCGCCCTCGTGGCGCTCATCGCGCTCACCGGCGTGCTCGTGTCCGACTCGGGGCTCGGGCCCGCGCTGTCACATGACGTGCTGCTGTGGAGGCCGTTCGCCGTCGTCTACTCGGTGCTGCTGATTGCCCTCTTGTGGCAGGTGCGCCGCGCGGGAGCGCCTCGCGCGGTGACGGCGGAGGGCGCGCTGTCACGACTGCCTCGCGCGTTGCCCGGCATGCGCGCGCCGTAA
- a CDS encoding dihydrolipoyl dehydrogenase family protein translates to MAEAFDVVVIGAGPTGENAGARAAAAGLSVALVEQELLGGECSYWACIPSKALLRPAEALWLAKQAPGAREAIKGPLVASAVLEHRDYMVGGYRDDSQVKWAEGAKMAVVRGNARLTGPRKVRVETKNGTVRELEAKRAVVLATGSRPRIPDIPGLKEAKPWDNREGTGAKEVPKRLIVLGGGAVAVELAQAWRSLGAEVTLAQRGKSLLSRFEPFVGEQVADALREEGVKVLLGTTAARVQRAGDKGEVTVTLTNGEEARADALLVAMGRVARTENIGLETVGLPPGKPVEVDDQLRAKGVEGGWLYACGDVNGRNLLTHMGKYQARLVGDIIAGKKAQAWADTKATPQVIFTHPQAASVGLTEAKAREAKLPVRTVEYALQNVSGTGLLGRGLKGTAKLVVDEKRRIIVGATFTGPEVGEMLHAATIAVAGEVSLDTLWHAVPSFPTMSEVWLRLLETYGL, encoded by the coding sequence ATGGCGGAAGCCTTCGATGTGGTGGTGATTGGCGCGGGGCCCACGGGTGAGAACGCGGGCGCGCGCGCCGCGGCGGCGGGACTGTCGGTGGCGCTGGTGGAGCAGGAACTGCTCGGCGGAGAGTGCTCGTACTGGGCCTGCATCCCCAGCAAGGCGCTGCTGCGTCCGGCGGAAGCGCTGTGGCTGGCGAAGCAGGCCCCCGGCGCGCGCGAGGCCATCAAGGGACCGCTCGTGGCGAGCGCCGTGCTGGAGCACCGCGACTACATGGTCGGCGGCTACCGCGATGACTCGCAGGTGAAGTGGGCCGAGGGCGCGAAGATGGCCGTGGTGCGCGGCAACGCGAGGCTCACGGGCCCGCGCAAGGTGCGCGTGGAGACGAAGAACGGCACGGTGCGCGAGCTGGAGGCAAAGCGCGCGGTGGTGCTGGCCACGGGCAGCCGGCCTCGCATCCCGGACATCCCGGGCCTGAAGGAGGCGAAGCCCTGGGACAACCGCGAGGGCACCGGCGCGAAGGAAGTCCCCAAGCGCCTCATCGTGCTCGGCGGCGGCGCGGTGGCGGTGGAGCTGGCGCAGGCCTGGCGCTCGCTGGGCGCCGAGGTGACGCTGGCCCAGCGCGGCAAGAGCCTGCTGTCGCGCTTCGAGCCCTTCGTCGGTGAGCAGGTCGCGGACGCGCTGCGCGAAGAGGGCGTGAAGGTGCTGCTGGGCACCACGGCCGCGCGCGTGCAGCGGGCCGGAGACAAGGGCGAGGTGACGGTGACGCTCACCAACGGCGAGGAGGCCCGCGCGGACGCGCTCCTCGTCGCCATGGGCCGCGTGGCGCGCACGGAGAACATCGGCCTGGAGACGGTGGGCCTGCCGCCCGGCAAGCCCGTGGAGGTGGATGACCAGCTCCGCGCGAAGGGCGTGGAGGGCGGCTGGCTCTACGCGTGCGGCGACGTGAATGGCCGCAACCTCCTCACGCACATGGGCAAGTACCAGGCGCGGCTGGTGGGCGACATCATCGCGGGGAAGAAGGCGCAGGCGTGGGCGGATACGAAGGCCACGCCGCAGGTCATCTTCACGCACCCGCAGGCCGCGAGCGTGGGTCTCACCGAGGCGAAGGCCCGCGAGGCGAAGCTGCCGGTGCGCACGGTGGAGTACGCGCTGCAGAACGTGTCCGGTACGGGGCTCCTCGGCCGGGGGCTCAAGGGCACCGCGAAGCTGGTGGTGGACGAGAAGCGCCGCATCATCGTCGGCGCCACCTTCACCGGGCCGGAGGTGGGCGAGATGCTCCATGCCGCGACGATTGCCGTGGCCGGCGAGGTGTCGCTCGACACGCTCTGGCACGCGGTGCCGTCGTTCCCCACCATGAGCGAGGTGTGGCTGCGGCTGCTGGAGACCTACGGGCTGTAG
- a CDS encoding MotA/TolQ/ExbB proton channel family protein, giving the protein MNFNLRDIYSHMGVFALGIAWTLVLFAIASLAVFIERLFVFFRSRSISKRFAARAGPFLVQHQHEALVKEAEATKGSHLAMLLGGGMKTFLAKCRAPAGKLGPVELTRREMVRLSERVNADVRRGMSVLATVGSVAPFVGLLGTVVGIIEAFAGIAKEGSGGLGAVSAGIAEALVVTALGLLVAIPAVLMFNFLTTRADALQLSLDAARSEFMDYLEDLGAVKPTAANGAAVATGPELATHREGRDVRPA; this is encoded by the coding sequence ATGAATTTCAATCTCAGGGACATCTACAGCCACATGGGCGTCTTCGCCCTGGGCATTGCGTGGACCCTCGTCCTCTTCGCCATCGCGTCCCTCGCGGTGTTCATCGAGCGCCTCTTCGTCTTCTTCCGCTCGCGCTCCATCTCCAAGCGCTTCGCGGCGCGCGCCGGTCCGTTCCTCGTCCAGCACCAGCACGAGGCGCTGGTGAAGGAGGCCGAGGCGACGAAGGGCAGCCACCTCGCCATGCTGCTCGGCGGCGGCATGAAGACGTTCCTCGCGAAGTGCCGCGCGCCGGCCGGCAAGCTCGGCCCCGTGGAGCTCACGCGCCGCGAGATGGTGCGCCTCAGCGAGCGCGTCAACGCCGACGTGCGCCGCGGCATGTCCGTGCTCGCCACGGTGGGCTCGGTGGCCCCGTTCGTCGGTCTGCTCGGCACGGTGGTGGGCATCATCGAGGCCTTCGCCGGCATCGCGAAGGAGGGCTCGGGCGGCCTCGGCGCGGTGTCCGCCGGCATCGCCGAGGCGCTCGTCGTCACCGCGCTCGGCCTGCTCGTCGCCATCCCCGCGGTGCTGATGTTCAACTTCCTGACCACCCGCGCGGACGCGCTCCAGCTCTCGCTGGACGCCGCCCGGAGCGAGTTCATGGACTACCTGGAGGACCTGGGCGCGGTGAAGCCCACCGCCGCGAACGGCGCCGCGGTCGCCACCGGTCCCGAGCTCGCCACCCACCGGGAGGGGCGCGATGTCCGCCCGGCGTAA
- a CDS encoding energy transducer TonB: MFETFDSATDVSSARRFALSTTASIGVFVLIGVAVVSAANKVREVIQEKKGVDVVFRPPPPPVVEVKPPPPPPPPPPKPKLAPKPAPPAASAPPAAPTVAPAPLVAPDAVPLTKPPEAEKEVVAAAPIAVGGTGTLVPGGIVGGTGTGEGLSGGGGRAAPINLPESATPPEPLESNLIPEYPSEARSKGLEGMVILKGVVEVDGRVTNLKVMRGDEPFASAALAAVKTWRFKPAVVSGQPTAVFRIFKVPFRLKS, from the coding sequence ATGTTCGAAACGTTCGACAGCGCTACCGACGTCAGCTCCGCGCGACGGTTCGCGCTCTCCACCACCGCGTCCATCGGCGTGTTCGTGCTGATCGGCGTCGCCGTGGTGTCCGCGGCCAACAAGGTGCGCGAGGTCATCCAGGAGAAGAAGGGCGTGGACGTCGTCTTCCGTCCGCCTCCGCCTCCCGTCGTCGAGGTGAAGCCGCCGCCTCCGCCGCCGCCCCCTCCGCCCAAGCCGAAGCTGGCGCCGAAGCCCGCGCCGCCCGCCGCCAGCGCACCTCCCGCCGCGCCCACCGTCGCTCCCGCGCCGCTCGTCGCCCCCGACGCCGTTCCGCTGACGAAGCCCCCCGAGGCCGAGAAGGAGGTCGTCGCCGCCGCGCCCATCGCCGTGGGCGGCACCGGCACGCTCGTGCCTGGTGGCATCGTCGGTGGCACCGGCACCGGTGAGGGACTTTCGGGCGGAGGCGGCCGCGCGGCCCCCATCAACCTCCCGGAGTCCGCGACTCCGCCGGAGCCGCTCGAGTCCAACCTCATTCCCGAGTACCCCTCCGAGGCCCGCTCCAAGGGACTCGAGGGCATGGTCATCCTCAAGGGCGTCGTCGAGGTCGACGGCCGCGTCACCAACCTCAAGGTGATGCGCGGCGATGAGCCCTTCGCCAGCGCGGCCCTCGCCGCCGTGAAGACGTGGCGCTTCAAGCCCGCCGTCGTCTCCGGCCAGCCCACCGCCGTCTTCCGCATCTTCAAGGTTCCCTTCCGCCTCAAGTCGTAG
- a CDS encoding ExbD/TolR family protein yields the protein MAFDVGGGKGGLRPSMNVTPLVDVVLVLLIIFMVVTPLLTKQMWMTVPAKNDKQDQPPPPPDALPPVVLTVDKTGVLRINREEVARDQMVARLQRMLNARPDKIVFFDAGDDVPYGAAMDVLDLARGGNITIGVLPDKLAD from the coding sequence ATGGCATTCGACGTCGGAGGCGGAAAAGGCGGGCTGCGCCCGTCCATGAACGTGACGCCGCTGGTGGACGTGGTGCTCGTTCTCCTCATCATCTTCATGGTCGTCACCCCGCTGCTCACGAAGCAGATGTGGATGACGGTGCCGGCGAAGAACGACAAGCAGGACCAGCCGCCGCCTCCTCCCGATGCACTGCCTCCGGTGGTGCTCACGGTGGACAAGACGGGCGTGCTGCGCATCAACCGCGAGGAGGTTGCTCGCGACCAGATGGTGGCCCGCCTGCAGCGCATGCTCAATGCGCGTCCGGACAAGATTGTGTTCTTCGACGCGGGTGATGACGTGCCGTACGGCGCGGCCATGGATGTCTTGGATTTGGCGCGCGGCGGGAACATCACCATCGGCGTGCTGCCGGACAAGCTCGCCGACTGA
- a CDS encoding RtcB family protein — MMPRVLAAEPGAVPILVWARALPDGAEKQLRHIAAQPYVVEHVAAMPDIHVAWGVAVGTVFATEHHVVPEALGGDLGCGVSAYRFPQPAYLPDHDVLRALLARFAREIPVGDAIRRGRGMPLPPELESPPLATQALCHAWERLAPRHLGTLGGGNHFLELDRDADGDVWLLLHTGSRGVGSAIAGHQVRTARALGQDRLPALSTDTPEGAACLADLQWAFRFARANRDAIAARVLPLVAEALGVSPDPESTVDVHHNHVVPEEHGGRVLLIHRKGAVSLEAGQRGLIPGSMGTASYVVEGRGEPRAFRSCSHGAGRVLTRTEARARIRPAALEHAMRRVVYDRERAAALVEEAPAVYRDITEVLEDEADLVTPLLRLTPLAVLKG, encoded by the coding sequence ATGATGCCCCGCGTCCTCGCCGCGGAGCCCGGCGCCGTGCCCATCCTCGTCTGGGCCCGCGCGCTGCCGGATGGGGCGGAGAAGCAGCTCCGCCACATCGCCGCCCAGCCCTACGTCGTCGAGCACGTGGCCGCCATGCCGGACATCCACGTGGCCTGGGGCGTCGCGGTGGGCACCGTCTTTGCCACCGAGCACCACGTCGTACCCGAGGCGCTGGGGGGAGACCTGGGCTGCGGTGTGAGCGCATACCGCTTCCCCCAGCCGGCGTATCTCCCGGACCACGACGTCCTGAGAGCCCTGCTGGCCCGGTTCGCCCGGGAGATACCGGTGGGCGACGCCATCCGCCGGGGGCGCGGCATGCCGCTGCCTCCGGAGCTGGAGTCCCCGCCGCTGGCCACCCAGGCGCTGTGCCACGCCTGGGAGCGGCTGGCGCCGCGACACCTGGGCACGCTCGGGGGAGGCAACCACTTCCTCGAGCTGGACCGTGACGCCGACGGTGACGTGTGGCTGCTCCTGCACACGGGCTCCCGAGGCGTGGGCTCCGCCATCGCCGGCCACCAGGTGCGCACGGCGCGGGCGCTCGGACAGGACCGCCTGCCCGCGCTGAGCACGGACACCCCCGAGGGCGCCGCGTGCCTCGCCGACCTCCAGTGGGCCTTCCGCTTCGCCCGGGCCAACCGGGACGCCATCGCCGCGCGCGTGTTGCCCCTCGTGGCCGAGGCGCTCGGCGTGTCCCCGGACCCGGAGTCCACCGTGGACGTGCACCACAACCATGTTGTACCCGAGGAGCACGGAGGCCGCGTGCTGCTCATCCACCGGAAGGGCGCGGTGAGCCTGGAGGCGGGACAGCGGGGGCTCATCCCCGGCTCCATGGGCACGGCCTCGTACGTGGTGGAGGGCCGGGGTGAGCCGCGCGCCTTCCGCTCCTGCTCGCACGGCGCCGGCCGCGTCCTCACCCGCACCGAGGCCCGTGCGCGAATCCGCCCGGCCGCGCTGGAGCACGCCATGCGCCGCGTCGTGTACGACAGGGAGCGCGCCGCCGCCCTCGTCGAGGAGGCCCCCGCCGTCTACCGGGACATCACCGAGGTGCTGGAGGACGAGGCGGACCTCGTCACCCCGCTCCTGCGGCTGACGCCCCTGGCCGTCCTCAAGGGCTGA
- a CDS encoding ribosome-binding factor A has translation MSSSRNRRPRASRRREGASLSSSSLSPSENPTARHLRVQSSLFQEVSLLFRGGLSDPRLEGVSLSSFELSPDGRTARIGYTLSPEAAASGTRAVQESLERASGYIRSQLASHLDLKRVPQLRFIYIGVAERDGAGGGS, from the coding sequence ATGTCTTCTTCCAGGAATCGCCGTCCCCGCGCGTCCCGCCGACGCGAGGGTGCTTCGCTGTCGTCGTCCTCGCTGTCTCCCTCTGAAAACCCAACCGCGCGTCACCTGCGCGTGCAGTCCTCCCTGTTCCAGGAGGTGTCCCTGCTCTTCCGTGGCGGCCTGTCCGACCCACGGCTCGAAGGCGTCTCGCTGTCGTCCTTCGAGCTGTCCCCGGATGGCCGTACCGCCCGCATCGGCTACACGCTGTCTCCCGAGGCCGCTGCCTCCGGCACCCGCGCCGTGCAGGAGTCGCTCGAGCGCGCGAGTGGCTACATCCGCTCGCAGCTCGCAAGCCACCTCGACCTGAAGCGGGTTCCGCAACTGCGCTTCATCTACATCGGCGTGGCGGAGCGCGATGGGGCTGGAGGTGGGTCATGA
- a CDS encoding ExbD/TolR family protein: MSARRKAIVPEMNVTPLVDVVLVLLIIFMVVTPQIEAGASVELPTAANPDKENKELKPVTVSLASNGAFFLDRKELKRDALLTELKALHEKDPDAPVVLKADRGARYSEVRGLFKSMQDVGFPGINLQVVDRPKH, translated from the coding sequence ATGTCCGCCCGGCGTAAGGCCATCGTTCCCGAGATGAACGTGACGCCGTTGGTGGACGTGGTGCTCGTCCTCCTCATCATCTTCATGGTCGTCACGCCGCAGATTGAGGCCGGCGCCTCCGTGGAGCTGCCCACGGCCGCGAACCCGGACAAGGAGAACAAGGAGCTGAAGCCCGTCACGGTGAGCCTGGCCTCCAACGGTGCCTTCTTCCTGGACCGCAAGGAGCTGAAGCGCGACGCACTCCTCACCGAGCTGAAGGCCCTGCACGAGAAGGACCCCGACGCGCCCGTCGTCCTCAAGGCGGACCGCGGCGCGCGCTACTCCGAGGTGCGCGGCCTCTTCAAGTCGATGCAGGACGTGGGCTTCCCCGGCATCAACCTGCAGGTCGTCGACAGGCCGAAGCACTAG
- a CDS encoding TonB-dependent receptor domain-containing protein, whose amino-acid sequence MSRNALSRAFVAALTLLVTPVLAQSGGTDVAAPTPIGPSVTSPSSAQPSGTNVPSASPATPAPGTNVPSAQTAASEAGTNVPSSATAQQPTAPADGTTAGQADAAAQPGDTAPSEATAAGTDASTDEAMLAESATPPAGFTGIYGRVIDQANSEGLIEATVKVVTGAQKQALTDLDGNYRLALPPGKYDLRVFYDVYQGRRITGVVVTQGKATKLDVALSADVGAVQEVVVEARADRRAEGALLQERKKAAAVSDAISAQEIARTPDSSASDAVKRVVSATVVDGRYVLLRGLGGRYSTTLLNGALLPSPEPDEPSVPLDLFPTALLANLNVVKSYTADLPGTFGGGTLLIETNTYPSQFEFKPRITLGGDTVTTGQERNSQQGGGLEWLGFASSQRRLPEAIPTSHELGANGESGEALEQQWESFPNVWRTQRKTALPNLGLSASVGDTLRFENRRLGYLATINYGHKESTQVNSFGRASFNENGEFIRNDDAQVTQGVETANLSGLASVGYQLDRDNELTAFSLYTRGTDTRTVTSTGIDSLKGDRYEGSRLQFIVRQLSFNQLRGFHRLGLLGDAEVDWQANLSRVDRDEPDTRDSLYSDSLSTPTGSLSFPNQANSGERFFADLGETSGGGSLNLTIPFTDVRLKVGGLTQLSSRDFRARRFRYSIVPSQEVDRTLPPEQLFGPELLGNGMRLREATRPDSDAYDASLAIYAGYVSADVTPTDKLRLVGGVRFEASRQVLTALDQFSGEEANRNEVNYADWLPAFNAIYALTPTVNLRAGYSYTLARPTFRELAPFAFYDFIRRRNVSGNPALKQTRIHNVDTRVEWFVGDNEVLAASAFYKRFENPIERVINSEGAGDLSFENAAGADTYGAELEGRASLARLSESLRAFRVGANLTLIRSQIDLGELQGLQTNAKRPLQGQSPYVINVNLGYERPESGTEVALLYNVYGRRVSEVGTNGLPDVYEQPFHRVDLALTQRLSATTQLKLTASNLLDSKVTLQQGDVSILQYRPGIAFTAQFGLSL is encoded by the coding sequence TTGTCTCGCAACGCCCTATCGCGCGCCTTCGTGGCAGCGCTCACCCTCCTCGTCACGCCCGTGCTCGCGCAGTCCGGCGGCACGGACGTCGCGGCTCCGACGCCCATCGGTCCGTCCGTCACCTCGCCGTCCTCCGCGCAGCCGTCTGGAACGAACGTTCCTTCCGCGTCCCCCGCGACTCCCGCGCCTGGAACGAACGTTCCTTCCGCCCAGACCGCCGCGTCCGAGGCCGGAACGAACGTTCCTTCCAGCGCGACCGCGCAGCAGCCCACGGCTCCGGCTGACGGCACCACCGCCGGGCAGGCCGATGCCGCCGCCCAGCCGGGTGACACCGCTCCGTCCGAGGCCACTGCCGCCGGCACCGACGCCTCCACCGACGAGGCCATGCTCGCGGAGTCCGCCACGCCGCCGGCCGGCTTCACCGGCATCTACGGCCGCGTGATTGACCAGGCCAACAGCGAGGGCCTCATCGAGGCCACGGTGAAGGTCGTCACGGGCGCGCAGAAGCAGGCGCTCACGGACCTCGATGGCAACTACCGTCTGGCCCTGCCGCCCGGCAAATACGACCTGCGCGTCTTCTACGACGTCTACCAGGGCCGCCGAATCACCGGCGTCGTGGTGACGCAGGGCAAGGCCACGAAGCTCGACGTCGCGCTCAGCGCGGACGTGGGCGCGGTGCAGGAGGTCGTCGTCGAGGCCCGCGCCGACCGCCGCGCCGAGGGCGCCCTCCTCCAGGAGCGCAAGAAGGCCGCCGCCGTCTCGGATGCCATCAGCGCGCAGGAAATCGCCCGCACGCCGGACTCCAGCGCGTCCGACGCCGTGAAGCGCGTGGTCAGCGCCACCGTCGTCGACGGCCGCTACGTCCTGCTGCGCGGCCTCGGCGGCCGGTACAGCACCACGCTGCTCAACGGCGCGCTGCTGCCCAGCCCCGAGCCCGACGAGCCCAGCGTCCCGCTGGACCTCTTCCCCACCGCGCTGCTCGCCAACCTCAACGTCGTGAAGAGCTACACCGCCGACCTGCCCGGCACCTTCGGCGGCGGCACGCTCCTCATCGAGACCAACACCTACCCCAGCCAGTTCGAGTTCAAGCCGCGCATCACCCTCGGCGGCGACACCGTGACGACGGGCCAGGAGCGCAACTCGCAGCAGGGCGGCGGCCTGGAGTGGCTCGGCTTCGCGAGCAGCCAGCGCCGGCTCCCCGAGGCCATCCCCACCAGCCACGAGCTCGGCGCCAACGGCGAGTCGGGAGAGGCGCTGGAGCAGCAGTGGGAGAGCTTCCCCAACGTGTGGCGCACGCAGCGCAAGACGGCTCTGCCCAACCTGGGCCTCAGCGCGTCCGTGGGTGACACGCTGCGCTTCGAGAACCGCCGCCTGGGCTACCTGGCGACCATCAACTACGGCCACAAGGAGTCCACGCAGGTCAACAGCTTCGGCCGCGCCAGCTTCAACGAGAACGGCGAGTTCATCCGCAACGACGATGCCCAGGTCACGCAGGGCGTGGAGACGGCGAACCTCAGCGGCCTCGCCAGCGTGGGCTACCAGTTGGACCGCGACAACGAGCTGACCGCCTTCAGCCTCTACACGCGCGGCACCGACACGCGCACCGTCACCAGCACGGGCATCGACTCGCTGAAGGGCGACCGCTACGAGGGCAGCCGGCTCCAGTTCATCGTCCGCCAGCTCTCCTTCAACCAGCTCCGCGGCTTCCACCGTCTGGGCCTGCTCGGCGACGCCGAGGTGGACTGGCAGGCCAACCTGTCCCGCGTGGACCGCGACGAGCCGGACACGCGCGACTCGCTCTACAGCGACAGCCTCAGCACGCCCACGGGCTCCCTGTCCTTCCCCAACCAGGCCAACAGCGGCGAGCGCTTCTTCGCGGACCTCGGCGAGACGTCCGGCGGCGGCAGCCTCAACCTCACCATCCCCTTCACCGACGTGCGCCTCAAGGTGGGCGGCCTCACGCAGCTGTCCTCGCGCGACTTCCGCGCCCGCCGCTTCCGCTACAGCATCGTCCCAAGCCAGGAGGTGGACCGCACCCTCCCGCCCGAGCAGCTCTTCGGCCCCGAGCTGCTCGGCAACGGCATGCGCCTGCGCGAGGCCACCCGTCCGGACAGCGATGCCTATGACGCGTCGCTCGCCATCTACGCCGGCTACGTGTCCGCGGACGTCACCCCCACCGACAAGCTGCGCCTGGTGGGCGGCGTGCGCTTCGAGGCGTCCCGTCAGGTGTTGACGGCGCTGGACCAGTTCTCCGGCGAAGAGGCCAACCGCAACGAGGTCAACTACGCGGACTGGCTGCCCGCCTTCAACGCCATCTACGCGCTCACCCCGACGGTGAACCTGCGCGCGGGCTACAGCTACACGCTGGCGCGCCCCACCTTCCGCGAGCTGGCGCCCTTCGCCTTCTACGACTTCATCCGCCGCCGCAACGTGTCCGGCAACCCCGCGCTGAAGCAGACGCGCATCCACAACGTGGACACGCGCGTGGAGTGGTTCGTTGGCGACAACGAGGTGCTCGCCGCCAGCGCCTTCTACAAGCGCTTCGAGAACCCCATCGAGCGTGTCATCAACTCCGAGGGCGCCGGTGACTTGAGCTTCGAGAACGCCGCGGGCGCCGACACCTACGGCGCGGAGCTGGAAGGCCGCGCCTCGCTGGCCCGCCTCTCCGAGTCGCTGCGCGCCTTCCGCGTGGGCGCCAACCTCACCCTCATCCGCTCGCAAATCGACCTGGGCGAGCTCCAGGGACTGCAGACGAACGCGAAGCGGCCGCTGCAGGGCCAGTCGCCGTACGTCATCAACGTCAACCTCGGCTACGAGCGCCCGGAGAGCGGCACCGAAGTCGCGCTGCTCTACAACGTCTACGGACGGCGCGTCAGCGAGGTGGGCACCAACGGCCTGCCGGACGTCTACGAGCAGCCCTTCCACCGCGTGGACCTGGCGCTGACGCAGCGGCTCTCCGCCACCACGCAGCTGAAGCTCACCGCCTCCAACCTCCTCGACTCGAAGGTCACCCTGCAACAGGGCGACGTCTCCATCCTCCAGTACCGACCGGGCATCGCCTTCACGGCGCAGTTCGGCCTCTCCCTGTAA